From Streptomyces sp. HUAS MG91, the proteins below share one genomic window:
- a CDS encoding transposase family protein, whose protein sequence is MAGVLRAERVWVETFTGLSLEQFGRLLKTVRDRGGNGTLRGRPWSLPLAERVLVVAVYYRTNLTMRQLGPLFGVSSSTVCRVIQKLGPLLALEPVTRPADAADRLWIVDGTLIPVRDRHVGTSSRNYRFSANVQVIVDADTRLVIAAARPVPGTTADAHAWRASGLAAHCRGVTVLGDGAYLNCGMVTPHRKRPRRELLPGEEDDNAAHRKVRARVEHVIGRMKNYKILRDCRQHGNGLHHAVQAVAQMHNLALAS, encoded by the coding sequence ATGGCTGGGGTGTTGAGGGCTGAACGTGTGTGGGTGGAGACGTTCACGGGGCTGTCGTTGGAGCAGTTCGGGCGGCTGCTGAAGACGGTCCGGGACCGGGGCGGCAACGGCACCCTGCGGGGCCGGCCGTGGAGCCTGCCGCTGGCCGAACGGGTCCTGGTGGTGGCCGTGTACTACCGCACGAACCTCACCATGCGGCAGCTCGGCCCGCTCTTCGGCGTCTCCTCCTCGACGGTGTGCCGGGTCATCCAGAAGCTGGGCCCGCTGCTCGCGCTGGAGCCGGTGACCCGCCCGGCCGACGCGGCGGACCGGCTGTGGATCGTCGACGGCACCCTGATCCCGGTCCGGGACCGCCACGTCGGCACCTCCAGCCGCAACTACCGGTTCTCGGCGAACGTGCAGGTCATCGTCGATGCCGATACCCGCCTGGTGATCGCAGCCGCCCGGCCGGTGCCGGGCACCACCGCGGACGCGCACGCCTGGCGCGCCTCCGGCCTGGCCGCGCACTGCCGGGGCGTGACGGTCCTCGGCGACGGCGCCTACCTGAACTGCGGCATGGTCACCCCGCACCGCAAACGCCCCCGACGCGAGCTGCTGCCGGGCGAAGAGGACGACAACGCCGCCCACCGCAAGGTCCGCGCCCGGGTCGAGCACGTAATCGGCCGGATGAAGAACTACAAGATCCTCCGCGACTGCCGACAGCACGGCAACGGCCTCCACCACGCCGTCCAGGCCGTCGCCCAGATGCACAACCTCGCCCTCGCATCATGA
- a CDS encoding ferredoxin reductase — translation MTETTFTPPTRFAVPGRIAVGRQTAAAWQRAVITEIRRETPRVSTFRFAVPGWQGHLPGQHLILRLTAADGYTAQRHYSLASPPDDTGHIELTLDHVDDGEVSGHLHTVARTGDTVEVRGPLSGFFAWPGDRPALLIGAGSGVVPLMSMLRHHRLRRLTVPLRLFVSARTAEDLIYAAEYGDETTPVLTREGARRHLAADHLAPCFTPGAPAWEAYVCGSNAFAEHASRLLVDLGQPVERIRIERFG, via the coding sequence GTGACTGAGACGACCTTCACGCCGCCCACCCGGTTCGCGGTGCCCGGGCGGATCGCCGTCGGCCGGCAGACCGCGGCCGCCTGGCAGCGCGCGGTGATCACCGAGATCCGGCGCGAGACGCCCCGCGTGTCGACGTTCCGGTTCGCGGTGCCGGGGTGGCAGGGCCATCTGCCGGGCCAGCATCTGATCCTGCGGCTGACCGCCGCGGACGGCTACACCGCGCAGCGCCACTACTCGCTCGCCTCTCCCCCGGACGACACCGGTCACATCGAGCTGACCCTCGACCACGTGGACGACGGCGAGGTCTCCGGACACCTCCACACCGTCGCCCGGACCGGCGACACCGTGGAGGTCCGCGGCCCGCTCAGCGGCTTCTTCGCGTGGCCCGGTGACCGGCCCGCGCTGCTGATCGGCGCGGGCTCGGGCGTGGTCCCCCTGATGTCGATGCTGCGCCATCACCGCCTGCGGCGGCTGACCGTCCCCCTGCGCCTGTTCGTGTCCGCGCGCACGGCCGAGGACCTGATCTACGCCGCCGAGTACGGGGACGAGACGACGCCGGTGCTGACCCGCGAGGGCGCGCGCCGGCACCTGGCCGCCGACCACCTGGCCCCGTGCTTCACGCCGGGCGCGCCCGCGTGGGAGGCGTACGTGTGCGGCTCCAACGCGTTCGCCGAGCACGCCTCCCGGCTGCTGGTCGACCTCGGGCAGCCCGTGGAACGGATCAGGATCGAACGCTTCGGCTAG
- a CDS encoding sulfite oxidase-like oxidoreductase — translation MTVPVTRGFVGRPRSHDPGLPPGQYDARDDWPVLSAEVTPRIDEREWTFRVDGLVAEERTWTWDEARALPTSAYEGDIHCVTGWSKFGVRFGGVSLDTFLDAVRPDARATHVVAYSHTGYAANLPLADVSGGRAWVAFSHDDEPLPAEHGGPARLLVPHLYFWKSVKWLAGLRLLDHDEPGFWERNGYHARGNPWEEQRYSGD, via the coding sequence ATGACCGTCCCCGTCACCCGCGGTTTCGTGGGGCGTCCCCGCAGCCACGACCCGGGACTGCCGCCCGGCCAGTACGACGCGCGCGACGACTGGCCCGTCCTCTCCGCGGAGGTGACACCGCGGATCGACGAGCGGGAGTGGACCTTCCGCGTCGACGGCCTGGTCGCCGAGGAGCGCACCTGGACCTGGGACGAGGCGCGTGCCCTGCCCACGTCCGCGTACGAGGGTGACATCCACTGCGTGACGGGGTGGTCGAAGTTCGGCGTGCGCTTCGGCGGTGTGTCCCTGGACACCTTCCTCGACGCCGTGCGACCCGACGCCCGCGCCACCCACGTGGTCGCGTACTCCCACACCGGCTACGCGGCGAACCTGCCGCTCGCCGATGTCAGCGGCGGCAGGGCCTGGGTGGCCTTCTCCCACGACGACGAGCCGCTGCCGGCCGAGCACGGCGGGCCCGCCCGGCTCCTGGTGCCGCACCTGTACTTCTGGAAGAGCGTGAAGTGGCTCGCGGGCCTGCGTCTCCTCGACCACGACGAGCCCGGATTCTGGGAGCGGAACGGGTACCACGCGCGGGGCAACCCGTGGGAGGAACAGCGGTACTCCGGTGACTGA
- a CDS encoding FUSC family protein, translated as MARRPTLTATWDRFVASDPGLLRLTAGVRTVAAIGLALGVLALIGTDVTHMVAGAMAAMVATFAIREKTVRGQAATLALGLPTALVAMTLGALLHSLVVIGDAFFVALIFGAVYSRRFGDRGTALGLIGFQVYFVSLFVNASVGQLPVLFGTLAISFACSAMARFALVPETPQRVLGRLRDAFRARLAQLVDAQTQLLDAPPGDLDDVLDDLRSRTARLHETALMIQGRLEDGTRDDAAASLIQRRVADAEVAAERLGMLLLTARSAERADTLTLHLPGAPVPATGKLLHAEDESTRLLRRDLGALRLMVARPAEANRGTAVAHVRNRLLGYRDEECIPPGTTLAVQDVFRGIGEAARAVLGLRLALDGPQDESDDSPATTRSREEFDAEDVSITSTEKDEPDEPAGFQRPTTRAAFQVAVGSSLAIVGGEFLSSQRWYWAVLTCWVVFLNTASTGEIVVKGYRRLLGTVLGVVAGVALAGAVGHHTWLAFVLVLVCVFAMFFTAPLSYALMSFFVTAMLGLLYTLLNTYSLDVLVLRIEETALGAACGIIAAMLVLPVRTDRRTDEQLAAVLERLGEVVEGAVEQLSGGPAVDLLDKARDLDTALDELRAATQPLTHPITPLRERRQTARYLVALLETSAYHARSLAATAELVPYSKRIGADPRLARAAQRIDHNIDVLVAHVNETEEGGRVESGASITAMLETDGLGMPAANTVTFRVLRHLQRLDEGITGLARPLGVPVGPRA; from the coding sequence GTGGCGCGACGGCCGACCCTGACCGCGACGTGGGACCGCTTCGTGGCCTCCGACCCCGGGCTGCTGCGGCTGACGGCCGGAGTGCGCACCGTGGCGGCGATCGGGCTCGCGCTCGGCGTGCTCGCCCTGATCGGCACGGACGTGACGCACATGGTGGCGGGGGCCATGGCGGCGATGGTCGCCACCTTCGCGATCCGCGAGAAGACCGTGCGCGGGCAGGCGGCGACCCTCGCGCTCGGGCTGCCGACCGCGCTCGTCGCGATGACGCTCGGCGCGCTGCTGCACAGCCTGGTCGTCATCGGCGACGCGTTCTTCGTCGCCCTCATCTTCGGCGCGGTCTACAGCCGCAGGTTCGGCGACCGGGGCACGGCGCTCGGCCTGATCGGTTTTCAGGTGTATTTCGTGTCCCTGTTCGTGAACGCCTCGGTGGGTCAACTGCCGGTCCTCTTCGGCACCTTGGCGATCTCCTTCGCCTGCAGTGCCATGGCCCGGTTCGCGCTGGTGCCGGAGACCCCGCAGCGGGTGCTCGGGCGGCTGCGCGACGCGTTCCGGGCGCGGCTCGCGCAGCTCGTGGACGCTCAGACACAGCTGCTCGACGCGCCGCCCGGCGACCTGGACGACGTCCTCGACGATCTGCGGAGCCGCACCGCGCGGCTGCACGAGACCGCGCTGATGATCCAGGGCCGGCTGGAGGACGGCACCCGCGACGACGCCGCGGCCTCGCTGATCCAGCGCCGTGTCGCCGACGCCGAGGTGGCCGCCGAACGCCTCGGCATGCTGCTGCTCACCGCCCGCAGCGCCGAGCGCGCCGATACCCTCACCCTGCATCTGCCGGGCGCCCCGGTGCCCGCCACGGGCAAGCTGCTGCACGCCGAGGACGAGTCCACCAGGCTGCTCCGCCGCGACCTCGGCGCCCTGCGCCTGATGGTGGCCCGCCCGGCCGAGGCGAACCGCGGCACGGCCGTCGCCCACGTCCGCAACCGGCTGCTCGGCTACCGCGACGAGGAGTGCATACCGCCGGGCACGACCCTCGCGGTGCAGGACGTGTTCCGCGGCATCGGTGAGGCGGCCCGTGCCGTCCTGGGTCTGCGGCTCGCGCTCGACGGTCCGCAGGACGAGTCGGACGACTCCCCGGCGACGACGCGCTCGCGCGAGGAGTTCGACGCCGAGGACGTGTCCATCACGAGCACCGAGAAGGACGAGCCGGACGAGCCCGCGGGCTTCCAGCGGCCCACCACGCGGGCCGCGTTCCAGGTCGCCGTCGGTTCGTCGCTCGCCATCGTCGGCGGCGAGTTCCTGTCCTCGCAGCGCTGGTACTGGGCGGTCCTGACCTGCTGGGTCGTCTTCCTGAACACCGCGTCGACCGGCGAGATCGTCGTCAAGGGCTACCGGCGGCTGCTCGGCACCGTGCTGGGGGTCGTCGCCGGTGTGGCGCTCGCGGGCGCCGTCGGGCACCACACCTGGCTGGCGTTCGTACTGGTCCTGGTCTGCGTGTTCGCGATGTTCTTCACCGCCCCGCTGTCGTACGCGCTCATGTCGTTCTTCGTGACGGCGATGCTGGGTCTGCTCTACACCCTCCTGAACACCTACAGCCTCGACGTGCTCGTCCTGCGCATCGAGGAGACGGCGCTGGGCGCGGCCTGCGGCATCATCGCGGCGATGCTGGTGCTCCCGGTCCGCACCGACCGGCGCACCGACGAGCAGCTCGCCGCCGTCCTGGAGCGGCTCGGCGAGGTCGTCGAGGGCGCCGTGGAGCAGCTCAGCGGCGGTCCCGCCGTCGATCTGCTCGACAAGGCCCGTGACCTCGACACGGCGCTCGACGAGCTGCGGGCGGCGACCCAGCCGCTGACGCACCCGATCACGCCGCTGCGCGAGCGCCGGCAGACCGCCCGCTATCTGGTGGCGCTGCTCGAGACCTCGGCGTATCACGCCCGTTCCCTGGCGGCGACGGCCGAGCTCGTCCCGTACAGCAAGCGGATCGGCGCGGATCCGCGGCTGGCGCGGGCGGCGCAGCGCATCGACCACAACATCGACGTCCTGGTCGCTCACGTGAACGAGACGGAGGAGGGGGGCCGCGTCGAATCGGGCGCGAGCATCACCGCGATGCTGGAGACCGACGGTCTGGGCATGCCGGCCGCGAACACCGTCACGTTCCGTGTGCTGCGCCATCTCCAGCGTCTCGACGAGGGCATCACGGGTCTGGCCCGGCCGCTGGGCGTGCCGGTGGGCCCGCGCGCGTAG
- a CDS encoding penicillin-binding transpeptidase domain-containing protein codes for MGDERQGTGGKRGLWIGGAVAVVALGAGGWALTAAGDPAPRTGPLSAAEIRGAADGFLDAWADGDAERAADRTDDAAAAARALRDYRERGHLTPERLTAGAPKGARVPFSVRARFSYEGGRAPVSYDSGLTVVRRAGDGEPVVAWRPAVLHPRLVGGARFEARETGPARVDALDRTGRPLDTRTFPSLAHVVDGQRGGYGGRAGGRPGVELRTAPGGQVLASVPEGAPGRVRTTIDARVQKAAEREVALRSDASLVVLKPSTGEILAVAGSGAKGADTALRGRLAPGSTMKMITASLLLEKKLAAPDRPHPCPKNASYGGWKFHNVDDFDIVGGTFRSSFAASCNTAFITQAGRIADDALSRQASDVFGIGERWSAGVDVFAGAVPVEHAASKAASMIGQGEVRMNPLTMASVVSTARTGEFRQPYLVAPDVDHRTLATAHRKLDPAAHAQLRDLLHTTATSGSASGSMAGLTGDIGAKTGSAEVIGQKKPNGWFAAWHGDLAASAVMRRGGRGGESSGPLVAAVLRSAR; via the coding sequence GTGGGCGACGAGCGGCAGGGCACCGGCGGGAAGCGCGGTCTGTGGATCGGCGGCGCGGTGGCCGTCGTCGCCCTCGGGGCGGGTGGCTGGGCGCTTACGGCGGCGGGCGATCCGGCTCCCCGGACCGGCCCGCTGTCGGCCGCGGAGATCCGCGGTGCCGCCGACGGGTTCCTCGACGCCTGGGCCGACGGCGACGCGGAGCGGGCCGCGGACCGCACGGACGACGCGGCGGCCGCCGCCCGGGCGCTGCGCGACTACCGGGAACGCGGTCACCTCACCCCCGAACGCCTCACGGCGGGCGCCCCGAAGGGCGCCCGCGTCCCCTTCTCGGTGCGCGCCCGGTTCTCGTACGAGGGCGGGCGCGCACCGGTGTCGTACGACTCCGGGCTCACCGTGGTGCGGCGGGCCGGGGACGGGGAGCCCGTCGTGGCCTGGCGGCCGGCGGTGCTGCATCCCCGGCTGGTCGGCGGTGCGCGGTTCGAGGCGCGGGAGACGGGCCCCGCGCGGGTCGACGCCCTCGACCGGACCGGTCGGCCCCTCGACACGCGGACCTTCCCGTCGCTCGCGCACGTGGTGGACGGGCAGCGCGGCGGCTACGGCGGCAGGGCGGGCGGCCGTCCTGGCGTCGAGTTGCGGACGGCACCCGGCGGTCAGGTGCTGGCCTCCGTGCCCGAGGGGGCGCCCGGGCGGGTGCGGACCACGATCGACGCCCGCGTCCAGAAGGCCGCCGAGCGGGAGGTCGCGCTTCGGTCGGACGCCTCACTGGTCGTGCTCAAGCCGTCCACCGGCGAGATCCTGGCCGTCGCGGGTTCCGGCGCGAAGGGTGCGGACACGGCGCTGCGGGGGCGGCTCGCGCCCGGCTCCACGATGAAGATGATCACCGCGTCGCTGCTCCTGGAGAAGAAGCTCGCCGCCCCCGACCGGCCGCATCCGTGCCCGAAGAACGCCTCGTACGGCGGCTGGAAGTTCCACAACGTCGACGACTTCGACATCGTCGGCGGTACGTTCCGCAGCAGTTTCGCCGCGTCCTGCAACACCGCCTTCATCACACAGGCGGGCAGGATCGCCGACGACGCGCTGTCCCGGCAGGCCAGTGACGTGTTCGGGATCGGCGAGCGCTGGTCGGCGGGTGTCGACGTGTTCGCCGGTGCGGTCCCGGTCGAGCACGCCGCGTCGAAGGCGGCCTCGATGATCGGCCAGGGCGAGGTGCGGATGAATCCGCTGACCATGGCGTCGGTCGTCTCCACGGCACGGACGGGAGAGTTCCGGCAGCCCTACCTCGTCGCCCCGGACGTCGACCACCGGACGCTGGCCACGGCGCACCGGAAGCTCGATCCGGCCGCGCACGCGCAACTGCGTGATCTTCTGCACACGACGGCGACGTCCGGTTCCGCGTCCGGCTCCATGGCGGGGCTGACCGGTGACATCGGCGCGAAGACCGGATCGGCCGAGGTTATCGGGCAGAAGAAGCCCAACGGCTGGTTCGCCGCCTGGCACGGCGATCTCGCCGCGTCCGCCGTGATGCGGCGCGGCGGACGCGGCGGCGAGTCGTCGGGACCGCTCGTGGCGGCCGTCCTCAGGTCCGCGCGGTAG
- a CDS encoding SGNH/GDSL hydrolase family protein, giving the protein MVIRAFRGGRVAAVAVASGAALAGLAAPAQATGQPLPYVALGDSYSAASGVLPLDPSASPLCARSTKNYPHVIAERTGAALRDVTCGGAQTKDFAGAQYPGVAPQLDALGADTRLVTMTIGGNDNNTFISTILACAAAGVLSAGQGSPCKDQNGTKFSDDIDTKTYPAVKAALQAVRNKAPDARVAILGYPWIMPATAQSGCFAKMPIAKGDVPYVRDIQTHLNTAVRRAAAETGATYVDLAQASEGHDACRASGTRWVEPALFGTNFVPVHPNALGESAMADRTMSALGLG; this is encoded by the coding sequence ATGGTGATTCGCGCGTTCCGGGGCGGACGTGTCGCGGCAGTGGCGGTGGCGTCCGGCGCGGCCCTCGCAGGGCTTGCCGCACCCGCACAGGCGACCGGTCAACCCCTCCCCTACGTGGCGCTCGGCGACAGTTACAGCGCGGCCTCCGGCGTCCTGCCGCTCGATCCGTCCGCGTCCCCGCTGTGCGCCCGGTCCACGAAGAACTACCCGCACGTGATCGCGGAGCGCACCGGCGCCGCGCTCAGGGACGTGACCTGCGGCGGCGCACAGACCAAGGACTTCGCCGGGGCCCAGTACCCGGGCGTCGCCCCGCAGCTGGACGCGCTCGGCGCGGACACCCGCCTGGTGACCATGACCATCGGCGGCAACGACAACAACACCTTCATCAGCACGATCCTCGCGTGTGCCGCCGCCGGGGTGCTCTCCGCCGGTCAGGGCAGCCCGTGCAAGGACCAGAACGGCACCAAGTTCAGCGACGACATCGACACGAAGACGTATCCGGCGGTGAAGGCGGCGCTGCAGGCGGTGCGGAACAAGGCGCCGGACGCGCGCGTCGCGATCCTCGGCTACCCGTGGATCATGCCGGCGACGGCGCAGTCGGGCTGCTTCGCGAAGATGCCGATCGCCAAGGGTGATGTGCCGTACGTCCGCGACATCCAGACCCACCTCAACACGGCGGTGCGGCGGGCCGCGGCCGAGACGGGCGCCACGTACGTGGACCTGGCCCAGGCGTCGGAGGGCCACGACGCGTGTCGGGCGAGCGGCACCCGCTGGGTCGAGCCCGCGCTGTTCGGCACCAATTTCGTGCCGGTGCATCCGAACGCGCTCGGGGAGTCGGCCATGGCCGACCGGACGATGTCGGCGCTCGGCCTGGGGTGA
- a CDS encoding GNAT family N-acetyltransferase: MRIRDFRADDWERVWPFWRQIVAAGETYTWDPRTSEAEARALWTQGAGKRVLVAEDAAGDLVATAYMKPNYGGPARDVANAGFMVDPAHGGHGYGRALAEHVLAAAKADGYRAMVFNAVVETNPAVRLWTSLGFTVLGTVPDAFDHPRHGRVGLHVMHRVL; encoded by the coding sequence ATGAGGATCCGAGACTTCCGCGCCGACGACTGGGAGCGTGTCTGGCCGTTCTGGCGGCAGATCGTGGCCGCGGGGGAGACCTACACCTGGGACCCCCGCACGAGCGAGGCGGAGGCCCGCGCCCTGTGGACGCAGGGCGCGGGCAAGCGGGTCCTCGTCGCCGAGGACGCGGCGGGCGACCTCGTCGCCACCGCGTACATGAAGCCCAACTACGGCGGCCCGGCCCGCGACGTCGCCAATGCCGGATTCATGGTCGACCCGGCCCACGGCGGCCACGGCTACGGCCGGGCGCTGGCCGAGCACGTCCTGGCCGCCGCGAAGGCCGACGGATACCGCGCGATGGTCTTCAACGCCGTCGTCGAGACGAACCCGGCCGTACGGCTGTGGACCTCCCTGGGCTTCACCGTCCTGGGCACCGTGCCGGACGCCTTCGACCATCCCCGGCACGGCCGCGTCGGGCTGCACGTCATGCACCGCGTGCTCTGA
- a CDS encoding ROK family transcriptional regulator: MPSSHPVPRPSLEMLRALTDENVLRSLMSESRLTRAEIAARTGISRPTISDSVQRLAAAGLVVDTGERTTGRGRVGTYYGLAPGLGAALVVGITPHGVIAEAVDALGRVRAREEAGLGPDAGRRAAGDALDSAVRRLAGRTGGRLRTAVVSAADPVDRGTGRLAQLPDAPFLVGDLDPPGVLAPYVGADGTVLVDNDVNWAARAERAEGCAQGVDDFVYLHLGEGLGGAVVCDGDVRRGDHGFAGEIAHLCVPGPDGRALPLTEVFAALGLRRAGSTAIDVAALLARLAAPGDPGARTALTEAIGAVVSAAVAFADPRTVVVGGGWGPALVPALDDRFRHGPRPVPVVAARLPAPELTGARAHAVDRLRTLVVASAHPALTT, encoded by the coding sequence ATGCCCTCGTCACACCCGGTGCCGCGCCCGTCGCTGGAGATGCTGCGCGCACTCACCGACGAGAACGTGCTGCGCTCCCTGATGTCCGAGAGCCGGCTCACCCGAGCCGAGATCGCCGCCCGCACCGGCATCTCCCGGCCCACGATCTCCGACAGCGTGCAGCGGCTGGCCGCCGCGGGCCTGGTCGTCGACACGGGGGAGCGCACCACGGGACGTGGCCGCGTCGGCACCTACTACGGGCTGGCCCCCGGGCTCGGCGCGGCCCTCGTGGTCGGGATCACCCCGCACGGGGTCATCGCGGAGGCCGTCGACGCCCTCGGCCGCGTGCGGGCGCGCGAGGAGGCGGGGCTCGGGCCGGACGCGGGCCGGCGGGCCGCGGGCGACGCCCTGGACTCGGCCGTACGACGTCTCGCCGGACGCACCGGGGGCCGGCTGCGCACCGCCGTCGTCAGCGCCGCGGACCCCGTCGACCGCGGCACGGGCCGCCTCGCGCAGCTGCCGGACGCGCCGTTCCTCGTCGGTGACCTCGACCCGCCGGGCGTCCTCGCCCCGTACGTCGGCGCCGATGGGACCGTGCTGGTCGACAACGACGTCAACTGGGCGGCCCGCGCCGAGCGCGCCGAGGGCTGCGCCCAGGGTGTCGACGACTTCGTCTACCTGCACCTCGGCGAGGGACTCGGCGGCGCGGTCGTCTGCGACGGCGACGTGCGCCGCGGCGACCACGGCTTCGCCGGTGAGATCGCCCACCTCTGCGTGCCGGGCCCGGACGGCCGTGCCCTGCCGCTCACCGAGGTGTTCGCCGCGCTCGGCCTGCGCCGGGCGGGCTCCACGGCCATCGACGTCGCCGCCCTGCTCGCCCGGCTCGCGGCGCCCGGCGACCCAGGAGCGCGCACGGCCCTCACCGAGGCGATCGGCGCCGTCGTCTCGGCCGCCGTGGCCTTCGCCGACCCCCGCACGGTCGTCGTCGGGGGCGGCTGGGGCCCCGCGCTGGTGCCCGCGCTCGACGACCGCTTCCGCCACGGCCCACGCCCCGTCCCGGTCGTCGCGGCCCGGCTGCCCGCTCCCGAGCTGACCGGCGCCCGCGCCCACGCGGTGGACCGCCTGCGCACCCTCGTCGTCGCATCGGCCCACCCGGCCCTCACCACCTGA
- a CDS encoding Cof-type HAD-IIB family hydrolase: protein MTTQQEQTARPITPPDIRLVVTDMDGTLLDADGRVPDEVWPLLAELDRRGIVFCPASGRQYATLAAQFAAVDDGGMVYVAENGTYVVRGGTELSSDVLDPAVASWIVKSIRRLADETGGADGAAADVGVVVCGKRSAYVERSDEAFMTEVRKYYRDHRVVDDLTAVDDDVIKVAVFDFGRAERTVAPALADLTATHQVVVSGEHWVDVMNRTANKGVAVRGLQRELGITPAQTMVFGDYLNDLEMLDAAEWSYAMEGAHPDVLRRARHRAPAHTENGVVRTVRAVLGLPAQV, encoded by the coding sequence GTGACCACGCAGCAAGAGCAGACCGCCCGTCCCATCACCCCGCCCGACATCCGCCTCGTCGTCACCGACATGGACGGCACGCTCCTCGACGCCGACGGACGCGTACCGGACGAGGTGTGGCCGCTCCTCGCGGAGCTGGACCGGCGTGGCATCGTCTTCTGCCCGGCCAGCGGCCGCCAGTACGCCACGCTCGCCGCCCAGTTCGCCGCCGTGGACGACGGCGGCATGGTCTACGTCGCGGAGAACGGGACCTACGTCGTGCGCGGCGGCACCGAACTCAGCTCGGACGTGCTCGACCCGGCGGTCGCCTCCTGGATCGTCAAGTCGATACGCCGACTCGCCGACGAGACCGGCGGCGCGGACGGCGCGGCGGCGGACGTGGGCGTCGTCGTCTGCGGCAAGCGGTCCGCGTACGTGGAGCGCTCCGACGAGGCGTTCATGACCGAGGTGCGCAAGTACTACCGCGACCACCGCGTCGTCGACGACCTCACCGCCGTCGACGACGACGTCATCAAGGTCGCCGTCTTCGACTTCGGCCGGGCGGAGCGGACCGTCGCCCCGGCCCTCGCCGACCTCACCGCGACGCACCAGGTCGTCGTCTCCGGGGAGCACTGGGTCGACGTCATGAACCGCACCGCGAACAAGGGCGTCGCCGTCCGCGGCCTCCAGCGCGAACTGGGCATCACGCCCGCCCAGACCATGGTCTTCGGCGACTACCTCAACGACCTGGAGATGCTGGACGCCGCCGAGTGGTCGTACGCCATGGAGGGTGCCCACCCCGACGTGCTGCGCCGCGCCCGCCACCGCGCCCCCGCGCACACCGAAAACGGCGTCGTCCGCACCGTGCGCGCCGTCCTCGGTCTGCCTGCGCAGGTCTGA
- a CDS encoding HIT family protein: MNSLPPVPSARAVCYACANEARFDDLPPRERVAHDTHWRVAHSFTSALPGWLVLLPRRHVTAVHDLSDSEAAALGGWQVGASRALREVTGCAKTYVAQFAEADGFAHVHFHIVPRAAELPAAQRGPGVFELLHGPRRGRVSAEQADEIALALRAHL, from the coding sequence ATGAACTCGCTGCCGCCCGTGCCGTCCGCGCGCGCCGTCTGCTACGCCTGCGCCAACGAAGCCCGGTTCGACGACCTGCCGCCGCGCGAGCGCGTCGCCCACGACACCCACTGGCGCGTCGCCCACTCCTTCACCAGCGCCCTGCCCGGCTGGCTCGTCCTGTTGCCCCGGCGCCATGTGACCGCGGTGCACGACCTCAGCGACTCTGAGGCCGCGGCCCTGGGCGGCTGGCAGGTGGGCGCCTCGCGGGCGCTGCGCGAAGTCACCGGATGCGCCAAGACGTACGTCGCCCAGTTCGCGGAGGCCGACGGATTCGCCCACGTCCACTTCCACATCGTGCCCCGCGCCGCGGAACTCCCCGCGGCGCAACGCGGGCCCGGCGTCTTCGAGTTGCTGCACGGGCCGCGGCGCGGGCGGGTCTCCGCGGAGCAGGCGGACGAGATCGCCCTCGCGCTGCGCGCCCATCTCTGA